In a single window of the Pedococcus dokdonensis genome:
- the fdhD gene encoding formate dehydrogenase accessory sulfurtransferase FdhD, with the protein MGRVTRRTPAVRVEVTPDGVRGSARPDTLAVEEPLEIRVAGTSVTVTMRTPGDDFDLALGNLLTEGVLRRADDVAQLMHCLDEDESGSPTYNVVDVTLAPGVVPDLDRTARSGYQSSACGVCGKTSIDAIAATSQYAVGDDPVRLSPVVVAGLPDVMRESQKVFDKTGGLHAAGIFTAEGDPLVVREDVGRHNAVDKVIGWAAREGRLPLAGHVLVVSGRASFELVQKAVMAGLPALVAVSAPSSLAAELAQEAGLTLVGFARAPRLTVYAGAERLGL; encoded by the coding sequence GTGGGACGGGTGACGAGGCGGACGCCGGCGGTGCGGGTCGAGGTGACCCCCGACGGGGTGCGCGGCAGCGCGCGCCCCGACACGCTCGCCGTGGAGGAGCCACTCGAGATCCGGGTCGCCGGCACGTCCGTGACCGTCACGATGCGCACGCCGGGTGACGACTTCGACCTGGCGCTCGGCAACCTGCTCACGGAGGGGGTGCTGCGCAGGGCCGACGACGTGGCGCAGCTGATGCACTGCCTCGACGAGGACGAGTCCGGCTCGCCCACCTACAACGTCGTCGACGTGACCCTCGCGCCCGGTGTGGTGCCGGACCTCGACCGCACCGCGCGCTCCGGCTACCAGTCGAGCGCCTGCGGGGTGTGCGGCAAGACCAGCATCGACGCCATCGCGGCGACGAGCCAGTATGCCGTCGGCGACGACCCGGTGCGGCTCTCGCCAGTCGTCGTCGCCGGCCTGCCCGACGTCATGCGGGAGAGCCAGAAGGTCTTCGACAAGACCGGCGGCCTGCACGCGGCCGGGATCTTCACCGCCGAGGGCGACCCGCTCGTCGTCCGGGAGGACGTCGGCCGCCACAACGCCGTCGACAAGGTGATCGGCTGGGCGGCCCGCGAGGGTCGGCTCCCCCTCGCCGGTCATGTGCTGGTCGTCAGCGGGCGGGCCAGCTTCGAGCTGGTGCAGAAGGCCGTGATGGCCGGCCTACCGGCTCTCGTGGCGGTCTCGGCGCCCTCCTCCCTCGCGGCCGAGCTGGCCCAGGAGGCGGGGCTGACGCTGGTCGGCTTCGCCCGTGCGCCCCGGCTCACGGTCTACGCGGGCGCCGAGCGGCTCGGCCTGTAG
- a CDS encoding NAD-dependent epimerase/dehydratase family protein, with amino-acid sequence MSSTSPRRVAVTGASGKLGRHVVAHLAEHGYDVLALDRVRPADSSGPFVAVDLTDYGQVVEALSGGVDEHPVAVDAVVHLAAVPAPGLTTNAATFANNSAATYNVFAAARALGIRRIVWASSETVLGLPFETPPPYVPVDEEYHPRPESTYSLNKALEEEMARHFCRWDPELVMVGLRFSNVMDPDDYAAFPSFDADPALRQWNLWGYIDGRDGAQAVRLGLERTEPGCEVFVIANADTVMSRSSADLMAEVFPGVEVRRELGEHETLLGIDKARRLLGYQPAHSWRDHVD; translated from the coding sequence GTGTCCTCCACCTCGCCCCGTCGGGTCGCCGTCACCGGAGCCAGCGGCAAGCTCGGGCGCCACGTGGTCGCCCACCTCGCCGAGCACGGCTACGACGTCCTCGCGCTCGACCGCGTCCGACCTGCCGACTCCTCCGGGCCGTTCGTCGCGGTCGACCTCACCGACTACGGCCAGGTCGTCGAGGCGCTGTCGGGCGGCGTCGACGAGCACCCGGTCGCCGTGGACGCCGTGGTGCACCTGGCCGCGGTCCCGGCGCCGGGGCTGACCACGAACGCGGCGACCTTCGCGAACAACTCCGCGGCCACCTACAACGTCTTCGCGGCAGCGCGGGCCCTCGGCATCCGCCGCATCGTGTGGGCGTCGAGCGAGACCGTCCTCGGCCTGCCGTTCGAGACTCCCCCGCCCTACGTGCCCGTGGACGAGGAGTACCACCCACGGCCCGAGTCGACCTACTCGCTGAACAAGGCACTCGAGGAGGAGATGGCCCGGCACTTCTGCCGGTGGGACCCCGAGCTCGTCATGGTCGGCCTGCGCTTCTCCAACGTCATGGACCCCGACGACTACGCCGCCTTCCCGTCGTTCGACGCCGACCCGGCGCTGCGCCAGTGGAACCTCTGGGGCTACATCGACGGTCGGGACGGCGCCCAGGCGGTGCGGCTCGGGCTGGAGCGGACCGAGCCGGGGTGCGAGGTGTTCGTCATCGCCAACGCCGACACGGTGATGAGCCGCTCCAGCGCGGACCTGATGGCCGAGGTGTTCCCCGGGGTGGAGGTGCGCAGGGAGCTCGGGGAGCACGAGACGCTGCTGGGGATCGACAAGGCCCGTCGGCTACTGGGCTACCAGCCGGCGCACTCCTGGCGCGACCACGTCGACTGA
- a CDS encoding OFA family MFS transporter, translating to MSILDRSRTVAGPGYSKWLIPPAALAVHLSIGQVYAFSVFKTSLVDHFGTSQTPIAWIFSIAIVMLGLSAAVLGTWVEREGPRKAMVVAALCWSVGFLIGSAGIATKQLWLLYLGYGVIGGIGLGIGYISPVSTLIKWFPDRPGLATGMAIMGFGGGALIASPLSNSLMSRFDPDFDAAAKGAVASGHALTLTFLVLGIAYLCFMLFGAALVRVPPADPDTGETRHTAGRGGAQVRAAEAIRTRQFWLLWVVLFCNVTAGIGILEQAAPMIQDFFRDGSTSTVTAAAAGGFVGLLSLANMAGRFVWSSTSDVIGRKPVYMVYLGVGVVLYLLLATAGHTSTAVFVALAAVIISFYGGGFATVPAYLKDLFGTLEVGAIHGRLLTAWSAAGVAGPLVVNGFLDAAGKPGTLTNVDYRPALFTMVGVLVVGFLANLMITDVGREHFDASATSDDPTDRHADPVSEGARS from the coding sequence ATGTCGATCCTGGACCGCAGCCGCACGGTCGCCGGCCCCGGCTACAGCAAGTGGCTCATCCCGCCCGCGGCCCTCGCGGTGCACCTCTCGATCGGGCAGGTCTACGCCTTCAGCGTCTTCAAGACCTCGCTGGTCGACCACTTCGGCACCTCGCAGACCCCCATCGCCTGGATCTTCTCGATCGCGATCGTGATGCTCGGGCTGTCCGCCGCGGTGCTCGGCACCTGGGTCGAGCGCGAGGGGCCCCGCAAGGCGATGGTCGTCGCGGCCCTGTGCTGGAGCGTCGGCTTCCTCATCGGGTCGGCCGGCATCGCGACCAAGCAGCTGTGGCTGCTCTACCTGGGCTACGGCGTGATCGGGGGCATCGGCCTCGGGATCGGCTACATCTCGCCGGTCTCCACGCTGATCAAGTGGTTCCCGGACCGCCCCGGGCTCGCGACCGGCATGGCGATCATGGGGTTTGGCGGTGGGGCGCTCATCGCCTCACCGCTGTCGAACTCCCTGATGTCGCGGTTCGACCCCGACTTCGACGCGGCCGCCAAGGGTGCGGTGGCGAGCGGCCACGCCCTGACGCTGACGTTCCTCGTCCTCGGGATCGCCTACCTCTGCTTCATGCTGTTCGGCGCCGCCCTGGTGCGGGTGCCACCGGCCGACCCGGACACCGGCGAGACCCGGCACACGGCTGGTCGTGGGGGTGCGCAGGTCCGGGCCGCGGAGGCGATCCGGACGCGGCAGTTCTGGCTGCTGTGGGTGGTGCTGTTCTGCAACGTCACCGCAGGCATCGGCATCCTCGAGCAGGCCGCACCGATGATCCAGGACTTCTTCCGCGACGGATCCACGTCCACGGTGACCGCGGCTGCTGCCGGCGGCTTCGTGGGACTGCTCTCCCTGGCCAACATGGCTGGTCGGTTCGTCTGGTCCAGCACGTCCGACGTGATCGGCCGCAAGCCCGTCTACATGGTCTACCTCGGGGTCGGCGTGGTGCTCTACCTGCTGCTGGCGACCGCCGGGCACACCTCGACCGCGGTCTTCGTGGCGCTGGCCGCCGTGATCATCTCGTTCTACGGCGGCGGATTCGCGACCGTCCCGGCCTATCTCAAGGACCTCTTCGGCACCCTCGAGGTCGGCGCCATCCACGGACGGCTACTGACCGCGTGGTCGGCGGCCGGCGTGGCAGGACCGTTGGTGGTCAACGGCTTCCTGGACGCGGCTGGCAAGCCGGGCACTCTGACCAACGTCGACTACCGACCGGCACTCTTCACCATGGTGGGCGTGCTCGTGGTCGGCTTCCTGGCCAACCTGATGATCACCGACGTCGGCCGCGAGCACTTCGACGCGAGCGCCACCTCGGACGACCCGACCGATCGGCACGCCGACCCGGTCAGTGAAGGAGCGCGGTCATGA
- the aceE gene encoding pyruvate dehydrogenase (acetyl-transferring), homodimeric type — protein sequence MAAREEAGPILNGIPSQLPDIDPEETQEWLDSLDGVIEEGGRQRARYVMLKLLERAREMQVGVPSLTATDYINTISPEAEPWFPGDEEVERRYRAYLRWNAGVMVHRAQAPGIGVGGHISTYASAATLYEVGFNHFWRGADHAGGGDQVFFQGHASPGMYARAYLEGRLSEDQLDGFRQEKSHLVAGQPLALPSYPHPRLMPEFWQFPTVSMGIGPMNAIYQAQFNKYLHNRGIKDTSQQHVWAFLGDGEMDEPESRGLLQLAAGEELDNLTFVINCNLQRLDGPVRGNGKIIQELESFFRGAGWNVIKVVWGRGWDPLLAQDRDGALVHTMNTTTDGDYQTFRANDGKYVRDFFFGRDPRTREMVKDWSDEDIWWKLKRGGHDYRKVFAAYQAAMNHTGQPTVILAKTIKGYGLGSHFAGRNATHQMKKFTLDDLKGLRDSLKLPISDEVLEKDPYRPPYFHPGPDDPTIQYLRERREKLGGPLPARRVQHEPLKLPDHSAYDIVKKGTGKQQVATTMAFVRLLKELMRDKEFGKRVVPIIPDEARTFGMDSFFPTIKIYNPHGQNYTSVDAELMLAYKEAKDGQILHLGINEAGSLAAFTAAGTSYATHGQPMVPIYVFYSMFGFQRTGDSIWAAADQMARGFLIGATAGRTTLTGEGLQHADGHSPLLAATNPAVVSYDPAFAFEIGHIMEDGLRRMYGDDPENVIYYITVYNEPMSQPQEPENVDREGILRGMHLFAPGITDGLPDDAPRVQLLASGVGVPWALEAQELLRNDWGVVADVWSVTSWSELRRDGMACDEQRFLHPDGEARTPYVTERLRDTRGPVIAVSDYMRQVQDQIQQWVPGDFASLGADGFGFSDTRPAARRFFHIDGPSVAVRALQMLVQRGEIDASQAREAASRYRLLDVTAGTSGNAGGES from the coding sequence GTGGCCGCACGCGAGGAAGCCGGACCCATTCTCAACGGCATCCCCAGCCAGCTCCCGGACATCGACCCCGAGGAGACCCAGGAGTGGCTCGACTCCCTCGACGGAGTGATCGAGGAGGGCGGACGGCAGCGAGCCCGCTACGTCATGCTCAAGCTCCTCGAGCGCGCGCGCGAGATGCAGGTCGGAGTGCCCTCGCTGACGGCCACCGACTACATCAACACCATCTCCCCCGAGGCCGAGCCGTGGTTCCCGGGCGACGAGGAGGTCGAGCGCCGCTACCGCGCCTACCTGCGGTGGAACGCCGGTGTCATGGTCCACCGCGCGCAGGCCCCCGGGATCGGCGTCGGTGGCCACATCTCCACCTACGCCTCCGCCGCGACCCTCTACGAGGTGGGCTTCAACCACTTCTGGCGCGGAGCCGACCACGCCGGTGGTGGCGACCAGGTCTTCTTCCAGGGACACGCCTCCCCCGGCATGTACGCCCGCGCCTACCTCGAGGGCCGGCTCTCCGAGGACCAGCTCGACGGCTTCCGCCAGGAGAAGAGCCACCTCGTCGCGGGTCAGCCGCTGGCCCTGCCCTCCTACCCGCACCCGCGGCTGATGCCGGAGTTCTGGCAGTTCCCGACGGTGTCGATGGGCATCGGCCCGATGAACGCGATCTACCAGGCGCAGTTCAACAAGTACCTGCACAACCGCGGCATCAAGGACACCAGCCAGCAGCACGTGTGGGCGTTCCTCGGCGACGGCGAGATGGACGAGCCCGAGTCGCGTGGCCTGCTGCAGCTGGCCGCCGGTGAGGAGCTCGACAACCTCACCTTCGTCATCAACTGCAACCTGCAGCGGCTCGACGGCCCGGTGCGCGGCAACGGCAAGATCATCCAGGAGCTCGAGTCGTTCTTCCGCGGCGCCGGCTGGAACGTCATCAAGGTGGTGTGGGGCCGCGGCTGGGACCCGCTGCTCGCCCAGGACCGTGACGGTGCGCTCGTGCACACCATGAACACCACGACCGACGGCGACTACCAGACCTTCCGGGCCAACGACGGCAAGTACGTCCGGGACTTCTTCTTCGGTCGCGACCCCCGCACCCGCGAGATGGTCAAGGACTGGTCCGACGAGGACATCTGGTGGAAGCTCAAGCGCGGTGGCCACGACTACCGCAAGGTGTTCGCCGCCTACCAGGCCGCGATGAACCACACCGGCCAGCCGACCGTCATCCTCGCCAAGACGATCAAGGGCTACGGCCTCGGCAGCCACTTCGCCGGGCGCAACGCGACCCACCAGATGAAGAAGTTCACCCTCGACGACCTCAAGGGCCTGCGCGACAGCCTCAAGCTGCCGATCAGCGACGAGGTCCTCGAGAAGGACCCATACCGTCCGCCCTACTTCCACCCCGGGCCGGACGACCCGACGATCCAGTACCTGCGCGAGCGTCGCGAGAAGCTCGGCGGACCGCTCCCGGCCCGCCGGGTGCAGCACGAGCCGCTCAAGCTGCCGGACCACTCCGCCTACGACATCGTCAAGAAGGGCACCGGCAAGCAGCAGGTCGCCACGACGATGGCGTTCGTGCGGCTGCTCAAGGAGCTGATGCGCGACAAGGAGTTCGGCAAAAGGGTCGTGCCGATCATTCCCGACGAGGCACGCACCTTCGGGATGGACTCGTTCTTCCCGACGATCAAGATCTACAACCCCCACGGCCAGAACTACACCTCGGTCGACGCGGAGCTGATGCTCGCCTACAAGGAGGCCAAGGACGGCCAGATCCTGCACCTGGGCATCAACGAGGCGGGCTCGCTCGCGGCGTTCACGGCCGCCGGCACCTCCTACGCCACGCACGGCCAGCCGATGGTCCCGATCTACGTCTTCTACTCGATGTTCGGGTTCCAACGCACCGGCGACTCGATCTGGGCCGCCGCCGACCAGATGGCCCGTGGCTTCCTCATCGGCGCCACCGCAGGACGCACGACGCTCACCGGTGAGGGACTGCAGCACGCCGACGGGCACTCCCCGCTGCTGGCGGCGACCAACCCGGCCGTGGTGTCGTACGACCCGGCGTTCGCCTTCGAGATCGGCCACATCATGGAGGACGGGCTGCGCCGCATGTACGGCGACGACCCGGAGAACGTCATCTACTACATCACCGTCTACAACGAGCCGATGAGCCAGCCGCAGGAGCCGGAGAACGTCGACCGCGAGGGCATCCTGCGCGGCATGCACCTCTTCGCGCCAGGCATCACCGACGGCCTGCCGGACGACGCGCCCCGCGTGCAGCTGCTCGCCTCGGGCGTCGGCGTGCCGTGGGCCCTGGAGGCCCAGGAGCTGCTGCGCAACGACTGGGGCGTCGTCGCCGACGTCTGGTCGGTGACGTCGTGGAGCGAGCTGCGCCGCGACGGCATGGCCTGCGACGAGCAGCGCTTCCTGCACCCCGACGGCGAGGCCCGCACCCCCTACGTCACGGAACGCCTGCGCGACACCCGTGGCCCGGTCATCGCGGTGTCGGACTACATGCGCCAGGTGCAGGACCAGATCCAGCAGTGGGTGCCCGGCGACTTCGCATCGCTCGGCGCAGACGGGTTCGGGTTCTCCGACACCCGTCCGGCGGCGCGGCGGTTCTTCCACATCGACGGCCCCTCGGTCGCGGTGCGGGCGCTGCAGATGCTGGTCCAGCGCGGCGAGATCGACGCCAGCCAGGCGCGCGAGGCCGCCTCGCGCTACCGCCTCCTCGACGTCACGGCCGGCACGTCCGGCAACGCCGGCGGCGAGAGCTGA
- a CDS encoding acyl carrier protein has product MAQSEQEILEGLAEIVNEETGLDTESVQSEKSFTDDLDIDSLSMMTIVVNAEEKFGVRIPDDEVKNLKTVGDAVSFISKNQG; this is encoded by the coding sequence ATGGCGCAGAGCGAGCAGGAGATCCTCGAGGGTCTGGCCGAGATCGTCAACGAGGAGACCGGTCTGGACACCGAGTCGGTGCAGTCCGAGAAGTCCTTCACCGACGACCTCGACATCGACTCGCTGTCGATGATGACCATCGTGGTAAACGCCGAGGAGAAGTTCGGCGTGCGGATCCCCGACGACGAGGTCAAGAACCTCAAGACCGTCGGTGACGCCGTCAGCTTCATCTCCAAGAACCAGGGCTGA
- a CDS encoding beta-ketoacyl-ACP synthase III, with protein sequence MSTPAPKGTGSITPADGATYARIMGVGGYRPERVVMNSEIIEAIDSSDEWIQERSGIKSRRFAAKDESVVDMSEHATREALTAAGLEASDVDAVVVATVTHPYQTPAAAPILADRFGIRGAAFDISAACAGYCHAISLASDMVRGGSARHVLVVGVEKLSDFTDPTDRGSAFIFGDGAGAAIVGPSDTPAIGPTVWGSDGSQWKTISQRDSWTEVRDGDLGWPAIGMAGQSVFRWAVWGMAPVAQKALDAAGVRAEDLDAFIPHQANMRIIDAMIKQLKLPADIPVARDIAETANTSAASIPLATERMLREGEIPHGALALQIGFGAGLVYAAQVVVLP encoded by the coding sequence ATGAGCACACCAGCCCCCAAGGGCACCGGTTCCATCACCCCGGCCGACGGTGCGACCTACGCCCGCATCATGGGTGTCGGCGGCTACCGGCCCGAGCGCGTGGTGATGAACTCCGAGATCATCGAGGCGATCGACTCCTCCGACGAGTGGATCCAGGAGCGGTCCGGCATCAAGAGCCGCCGCTTCGCTGCCAAGGACGAGTCCGTCGTCGACATGTCGGAGCACGCCACCCGCGAGGCGCTCACCGCCGCCGGGCTCGAAGCGTCCGACGTCGATGCCGTCGTCGTCGCGACGGTGACCCACCCCTACCAGACCCCCGCCGCAGCACCGATCCTCGCGGACCGGTTCGGGATCCGCGGTGCGGCGTTCGACATCTCGGCGGCCTGCGCGGGCTACTGCCACGCGATCAGCCTGGCCAGCGACATGGTGCGCGGCGGCAGCGCCCGCCACGTCCTGGTCGTCGGCGTCGAGAAGCTGTCCGACTTCACCGACCCCACCGACCGCGGGTCGGCCTTCATCTTCGGTGACGGCGCCGGCGCGGCGATCGTCGGGCCCTCCGACACCCCGGCCATCGGTCCCACCGTCTGGGGGTCCGACGGGTCGCAGTGGAAGACCATCTCCCAGCGCGACTCGTGGACCGAGGTGCGCGACGGCGACCTCGGCTGGCCGGCGATCGGCATGGCCGGGCAGTCGGTGTTCCGCTGGGCGGTGTGGGGCATGGCACCGGTGGCCCAGAAGGCTCTCGACGCCGCAGGCGTCCGGGCCGAGGACCTCGACGCGTTCATCCCCCACCAGGCCAACATGCGCATCATCGACGCGATGATCAAGCAGCTGAAGCTGCCCGCCGACATCCCCGTGGCACGCGACATCGCGGAGACCGCCAACACCTCGGCGGCCTCGATCCCGCTCGCGACCGAGCGCATGCTGCGCGAGGGCGAGATCCCGCACGGCGCGCTGGCGCTCCAGATCGGCTTCGGCGCCGGGCTGGTCTACGCCGCGCAGGTCGTCGTCCTCCCCTGA
- a CDS encoding PucR family transcriptional regulator gives MSSARVTTSAATLQRVERSAGELSSAATRRMEATHDWYRVLSAEDRSWVGLVAQAGIAAFIAWLREGGDQTPVTADVFGTAPRELTRSITLRQTLDLVRSVVDVVEQDATALAEPGEEQALRESVLRYSREIAFAAAEVYAHAAEARGAWDARLEGLVVDAVLRGEADDSMQSRAAALGWGSTTRVAVVAGSSPPGGSEGVVDGLRRAAERVGVDTLAAVQGRRLVCIFGNVDDPMAAARAVADHFGDGPLVVGPTVPHLFAAGRSARAALAGQSCAHAWPGAPRPVTADDLLAERVLVGDAPARALLLDRIWHPLSASSSGLLQTASAYLESGGGLEGTARELFVHPNTVRYRLGKIAELTGYQLTDPHDAHTVRIALALGRLSRPVAQRTTLQR, from the coding sequence ATGTCGTCGGCGCGCGTCACCACCTCGGCCGCCACCCTGCAGCGGGTCGAGCGGTCGGCCGGCGAGCTGTCGTCGGCCGCGACCCGGCGGATGGAGGCGACGCACGACTGGTACCGCGTCCTCTCGGCCGAGGACCGCTCGTGGGTCGGTCTCGTGGCCCAGGCCGGCATCGCCGCGTTCATCGCCTGGCTGCGAGAGGGGGGCGACCAGACCCCGGTCACCGCCGACGTCTTCGGCACGGCGCCCCGCGAGCTGACTCGGTCGATCACCCTGCGCCAGACGCTCGACCTGGTGCGCTCGGTCGTCGACGTGGTCGAGCAGGACGCCACCGCGCTCGCCGAGCCCGGCGAGGAGCAGGCCCTGCGCGAGTCGGTGCTGCGCTACTCGCGCGAGATCGCCTTCGCGGCCGCGGAGGTCTACGCCCACGCGGCAGAGGCGCGCGGCGCCTGGGACGCCCGCCTCGAGGGACTGGTGGTCGATGCCGTGCTCCGCGGGGAGGCCGACGACTCCATGCAGTCGCGCGCCGCCGCACTCGGCTGGGGCTCCACCACCAGGGTGGCGGTCGTCGCCGGCAGCTCACCCCCGGGAGGGTCGGAGGGCGTGGTCGACGGGCTGCGCCGTGCGGCGGAGCGGGTCGGGGTGGACACCTTGGCAGCGGTGCAGGGCCGCCGCCTGGTGTGCATCTTCGGCAACGTCGACGACCCGATGGCCGCGGCACGGGCCGTCGCCGACCACTTCGGGGACGGCCCGCTGGTCGTGGGTCCCACGGTCCCCCACCTCTTCGCCGCGGGTCGCTCCGCCCGCGCCGCGCTGGCCGGGCAGTCGTGCGCGCACGCGTGGCCCGGGGCCCCACGGCCGGTCACCGCGGACGACCTGCTCGCCGAGCGGGTGCTCGTCGGCGACGCCCCGGCGCGGGCCCTGCTGCTCGACCGCATCTGGCACCCGTTGTCGGCCAGCAGCAGTGGGCTCCTGCAGACGGCGTCGGCCTACCTCGAGTCCGGCGGTGGCCTCGAAGGCACCGCCCGCGAGCTCTTCGTCCACCCCAACACGGTGCGCTACCGGCTGGGCAAGATCGCCGAGCTGACCGGTTACCAGCTCACCGACCCGCACGATGCCCACACGGTGCGGATCGCGCTCGCCCTGGGCCGCCTGAGCCGGCCGGTCGCCCAGCGCACCACGCTCCAGCGCTGA
- the fabF gene encoding beta-ketoacyl-ACP synthase II, with the protein MTAERRVVVTGLGATTPVGGTVPETWDAILAGRSGAKTMDFDWVEKYELPVKFAATIHTQPTDVLTKVEVRRLDPSAQYALIAAREAWAHAGAPEVEPERLAACIGSGIGGVWTLLDQWDNLREKGPRRVFPLAVPMLMPNAPSAAVSLEIGARAGAHTPVSACASGLEAMGYAYEMIRNGRADIAVAGGTEGAVHALPIAGFAAMQALSTRNDDPTRASRPYDTGRDGFVLGEGAAVIVLEEYEAAKARGATIYAEIGGVGMSSDSHHIAAPEPEGAGASRAMREAVERAGLTAKDIVHVNAHATSTPVGDVAESNAIRRAFGDDADGMPVSATKSMTGHLLGAAGALEGVLTILAVHHRIAPATINLDDFDPEIKLDVVAGQARTLPDGDIAALNNSFGFGGHNVAVVFTSV; encoded by the coding sequence ATGACCGCCGAACGACGCGTCGTCGTCACAGGCCTCGGAGCCACCACCCCGGTGGGCGGCACCGTCCCCGAGACGTGGGACGCCATCCTGGCCGGACGCTCGGGCGCCAAGACGATGGACTTCGACTGGGTGGAGAAGTACGAGCTCCCGGTGAAGTTCGCCGCCACCATCCACACCCAGCCCACCGACGTGCTGACCAAGGTGGAGGTGCGCCGGCTCGACCCGAGCGCGCAGTACGCCCTGATCGCCGCCCGTGAGGCCTGGGCGCACGCCGGTGCTCCCGAGGTGGAGCCCGAGCGGCTGGCGGCCTGCATCGGCAGCGGCATCGGTGGTGTCTGGACCCTGCTCGACCAGTGGGACAACCTGCGCGAGAAGGGCCCGCGCCGCGTGTTCCCCCTCGCCGTCCCGATGCTGATGCCCAATGCGCCGTCGGCGGCCGTCTCGCTCGAGATCGGAGCGCGGGCCGGTGCGCACACGCCCGTGTCGGCCTGTGCCTCGGGGCTCGAGGCGATGGGCTACGCCTACGAGATGATCCGCAACGGTCGCGCCGACATCGCCGTGGCCGGTGGCACCGAGGGCGCGGTGCACGCGCTGCCCATCGCCGGTTTCGCCGCCATGCAGGCGCTGTCGACGCGCAACGACGACCCCACCAGGGCCTCCCGCCCCTACGACACCGGCCGCGACGGTTTCGTCCTCGGCGAGGGTGCCGCGGTGATCGTGCTCGAGGAGTACGAGGCGGCCAAGGCACGCGGCGCCACCATCTACGCCGAGATCGGCGGGGTCGGCATGTCCTCCGACTCGCACCACATCGCGGCCCCCGAGCCCGAGGGCGCCGGAGCGTCACGGGCGATGCGCGAGGCGGTCGAGCGCGCCGGTCTCACGGCCAAGGACATCGTGCACGTCAACGCGCACGCGACGTCGACCCCGGTGGGCGACGTCGCCGAGTCCAACGCGATCCGTCGTGCCTTCGGCGACGACGCCGACGGTATGCCGGTCAGTGCGACGAAGTCGATGACCGGTCACCTCCTCGGGGCGGCCGGCGCGCTTGAGGGCGTCCTCACCATCCTCGCCGTGCACCACCGGATCGCTCCGGCGACGATCAACCTCGACGACTTCGACCCCGAGATCAAGCTCGACGTCGTGGCCGGCCAGGCCCGCACCCTGCCCGACGGCGACATCGCGGCGCTCAACAACTCGTTCGGGTTCGGCGGTCACAACGTCGCCGTGGTCTTCACCTCGGTCTGA
- a CDS encoding ACP S-malonyltransferase, translating into MLAIVCPGQGSQTPGFLAPWLELPAFRERLEALSDVAGLDLVAHGTTSDAETIKDTAVAQPLIVAAGLAAAAVALPHGPAGTVAVTAGHSVGEITSAAFAGVLSDHDAMVFVRERGAGMAAASALTPTGMSAVLGGDAAEVADQLARHGLTAANANGAGQTVAAGTLDQLAALAADPPTKARVIPLQVAGAFHTSHMSPAVEALTQLSADFDVSDPGVTLLSNADGQPVADGADALARLVKQVSSPVRWDLCMQTMTDLGVTALVELAPAGTLVGLAKRAMPGVATLAVKTPDDLEAAQQLVRDHGGDPAAARSIPTDAQEA; encoded by the coding sequence GTGCTAGCAATCGTCTGCCCCGGACAGGGCTCCCAGACCCCCGGCTTCCTCGCGCCCTGGCTCGAGCTGCCCGCCTTCCGGGAGCGCCTCGAGGCGCTCTCCGACGTGGCCGGTCTCGACCTGGTCGCGCACGGCACGACCTCCGACGCCGAGACGATCAAGGACACGGCGGTCGCCCAGCCACTCATCGTGGCCGCGGGCCTCGCGGCAGCCGCGGTGGCCCTGCCCCACGGACCAGCGGGCACGGTCGCCGTCACCGCCGGTCACTCGGTCGGCGAGATCACCTCCGCCGCCTTCGCGGGGGTGCTGTCCGACCACGACGCGATGGTGTTCGTCCGCGAGCGCGGTGCGGGCATGGCCGCGGCCAGCGCGCTCACCCCCACGGGCATGAGCGCCGTGCTCGGCGGCGACGCAGCCGAGGTGGCGGACCAGCTCGCCCGCCACGGACTCACCGCCGCGAACGCCAACGGCGCCGGCCAGACCGTTGCCGCCGGCACCCTCGACCAGCTCGCCGCGCTGGCCGCCGACCCACCGACCAAGGCCCGCGTGATCCCCCTGCAGGTGGCCGGCGCCTTCCACACCAGCCACATGTCCCCCGCCGTCGAGGCCCTGACGCAGCTGTCCGCCGACTTCGACGTCAGCGACCCGGGGGTCACCTTGCTGTCCAACGCCGACGGCCAGCCGGTCGCCGATGGCGCCGACGCGTTGGCCCGCCTCGTCAAGCAGGTCAGCAGCCCGGTGCGCTGGGACCTGTGCATGCAGACCATGACCGACCTCGGGGTCACCGCCCTGGTCGAGCTGGCACCGGCCGGCACCCTCGTCGGGCTCGCCAAGCGCGCGATGCCCGGAGTTGCCACACTGGCAGTCAAGACGCCCGACGACCTCGAGGCGGCCCAGCAGCTCGTTCGCGACCACGGCGGAGACCCCGCTGCCGCACGCTCCATCCCGACCGACGCGCAAGAGGCCTGA
- a CDS encoding MFS transporter small subunit, which translates to MSDRTPVTQSVTTSPVVVALAWLVVGTPLAYGLWQTILKAAKLFGS; encoded by the coding sequence ATGAGCGACCGGACACCCGTCACGCAGTCGGTCACCACGAGCCCGGTGGTCGTGGCCCTCGCCTGGCTGGTCGTGGGGACGCCGTTGGCCTACGGGCTGTGGCAGACCATCCTCAAGGCCGCCAAGCTGTTCGGGTCGTAG